In Anomaloglossus baeobatrachus isolate aAnoBae1 chromosome 2, aAnoBae1.hap1, whole genome shotgun sequence, the DNA window AGTATCTCCATATTCGTTGTCTATGTAAAGTCCCCGGCATCTGTCTACATGCAGCAGTATTGCATCtgtggcttaggctagtttcatacTTGCATTCAGCGCAttccgccactatggagaatagcgcagtctgttaacgcactgcgctattctccatagacttgtatggacgacgcactgtaacgcaagtgtctgcgttgcatccgctggacgacgcagcgtcgttattttgacgctgcgtcgggcggatggaacgcagcatgtaacgtttttctgcacttggctgagtgtcaaaaaaacgcaacctgcaggaatccgttaggcgtccgttgtttttataatggacgcctatggtggcggattccgttagaatgcgtcatttgacggattccgttaatgcagctgtctttacacaactgcgcatgctcagatgtgtaaagtcaaggaaaaaaaactacaacggattgcgttattttgtacgatctgtagcatgcgttgtgccactatatgcaacgcatccgttgcatgcgtcacacaacgcaatgctacggatcccgtccaacgcaagtgtgaaactagccttagttgtATGCCCACTATATGCTTACTGTAATGTGTGAAGCTTTCTGTGCTTGAAAAACTAGTTCAATAGTAGTTTGTTGATACTTACCAGAGGGGAACATTTTTGCGTTTCTGCTGCTTTATGTTCACATCTCGCAAGGCTCACTCCACTGTCCCTGTGGCAGCAGCTGCTCTTACATTGTGCACTTTGAACACATAATTCTCCATGGTCCTAAATTTTAAATAGAACAAAAGTATTTTTGTTAATTTCAATGTTACTATTGTTATTGAGACCAGCTATATGTAAGAAATAAAGAGGCTTCTGCATTATAATGACAGTCTCTCATTAGGTTTTTGCCGACCCatttaaggcctctgtcacacgttcgtgcctccggtacatgtttggcagtttttcCACGTACCTATgttttcctaatggtttggacacacgtaagtattttggaacggaacgtgtgtccgttccgtacttacatgtgtccgtgtgtttcttatgctgacatgtccgtttttctccgtcatcacgggtgtcacacggcccgcacccgtaccacacggatgtagtgtagatgcggtcccatgtgacacgcgccggagaaaactgacgtgtcagagaaaaaaataacaaatctttactcaccttctcctgccctgctgtctctgccgctgctgtcacttgctgccgaccgctgctcattatgctcatttaatatttactttactgcggccagaagcagcagcaacggagagtcggcagggctggagaccgaagttcagcaccacggacagcgatgccagggacaggtgagtagaaagttcccgttctccgtgtgttatcacggataacacacgaagaacacacgtaggccatacacacagcacaccaagggcaatccgcacctctgacacgtccgtgaaaaacgtgcatgtttTTCAGGGACTTGTGACAAAGGCCTAAGATTGGCATAATATTGGaacaaaaaccacaatactaattctTTTTGAATTACTGAGCTTTTTGCTGTTATTTTGTTGAAAGATTATTATATCGTCTGCAGCTTTGCTGGTCCTCTCAGCTAATAAGTTAGAAGAATGATGTCTTTCATATTTATGAGATTTTCTATCCAGAATCCATAGAATTATTAGGCAGTGTTCCTGCTATGAACAGTTTAGGTAGAAATCAGTCAATCAATGGTAGGGTTTCCACcaagaatttcagggccccatattgACAACAtttttgagactccacccaggattCACCCCAGCTCAcctccactcttggaaaaactccaatTCTGCACTACACCTTTACCAATCACAAATGAATCGATCTCATTAAATATCACCTGCTGGCTGAAAATATTATTtacatagtataaatatatatttatgatTGATGctactggatgtgtgtatgtgtgtgtgtatatatctatatatctataaatatatatatatatatatatatatatatatatatatatatacagtatatatatatatatatatatatatatatatatatatatacacatacatatatatatatacatatatatatatatatatacacatatacatatatatatatcagtcatGGCATGGCCAAATGTGttagcacccttaaaattgttccagaaaatgaagtatttccctcagaaaattaattttacaccccctacactgcccctctccatacaccTACTACACTGCctttctccataatatctctcccacactgcccgtctgtataatatccccctcacgcactgcacctctgtataatataGCCCTCCCCATACTGACCCTCGGTATAATGTCTCTCCCAAACACACTGCCtcactgtataatatctccccacacacactgcttctctctATAATAtcgcccacacacactgcccctctgtataacatccacccacatacactgctcctcagtataatatcctcccacaaacTTCCCTTCTGTATTATATCTTTTCACATACACTGCTCCTTGGTTCCTTGGTATAATATcgccacacactacccctctgtataatatccacacacacacacacacacactgttcctctgtataatatcgcaTCATAAACACACCGCCCCTCTGGATAATATTTCTCACATACTGCAACTCGCAAGACTTTCTTAAGAAAGAAGTGTTGGGGAGGGGTGCTAACGAAATCTATGCaaaaaaaatgaattgtaacatgaCAGGGGAAAAAATGTATTGTAAAAAAGTGCACGCACAGCTATTTATATAAACACATGTTTTTTCTTGATACAAAACATACAAGGGTGACAAGAGCAAAGGTTAAAAAACATGACTGATAATAAAAAAAGAATGGGATAAAATAGGAGGATGGGCATAATAATCCTGTGCTTATCCCCAATGAAGTACAAGGGAACTgatagaatgcacaataagtatacAAACAAATGCAGTATTcgcagataaataatataatcccaaaaaAACACAATACCTGGTTGTAAAGCCTCATCTTAAAGGTAATGAGGCAGTAAGTCAAAAGGCCCCGGCAGGGCCCCCCTCTGCACCGGGCTCCATACACCAGTAAGGGTTGTAATGCCTTGATGGAGGTCCTGATCAATGGTATGGGCAGAATAGATAAAGTGCATCTTTAAGATGACTAGCAGAGCTTTAGAAAGTAAAACACTGAACTTATCAACACTACAGAAATTGGGTGACATGTTGCCTTTAACAACTGATTTAGCCATGTTTAATATACTTGTTGGCCaattatttgaaagaaaaaatttACCATATATGTCAGGAAATGTTGTCACAGCGTCATAACATCACACATTCTCTGCCCTTCTATACTTCATCTAGCTCATTTTCACTCTTTGATCCGTTCACAGAAGAAGAAGCTACCAGGCTCATCGCATCTTCttaccctactacctgcaccagtgactctattagctcacatctccttaaatctgtcaccccagctgtcaccactcacctaactaaaatattcaatctctctctctcctctggtgtcttccctcctcctttgaacatgccagcatacacccattactttaaaaaccatccctggaccaaaat includes these proteins:
- the CLPS gene encoding colipase — encoded protein: MRLYNQDHGELCVQSAQCKSSCCHRDSGVSLARCEHKAAETQKCSPLHLYGVYYYCPCESGLKCELDRTIVGTITNTDFGYCKDPNDAKK